In the Callospermophilus lateralis isolate mCalLat2 chromosome 7, mCalLat2.hap1, whole genome shotgun sequence genome, GCCCCAGGAACACCCTCATATGGGGAGAAGAGGACAGTGGGCAGGGAAACAGGCATTTCTCAGACCAGGGTTTTCCCTCAAACATCAGATTCAGAAGCAACTGATATCTACCAGATGAGGACTCCAGCTGTTCTGTGACTTAAGAATGATGACTCTACCTTTAAAGAGAGGTCCTTTTTGTTGTCACTTTGAAAATGTTTGCTACACTCTCAAATAATCTGATTGCATCTCAGGGCCCTGTGTTACCATCTTCAATCATACAGAGCAAAGCCAAATGTGGTGCATGTAGAGAAATTCATAGTGTGTGGGCAAGTTCCCCAGAACCCAGCCCTTTGCCATGGTGAAGTGGTGGCGCCAGACAGGAGGGCACTGAGGTCAGGTAGGGGCAATTCTCAAAGTCTTCCTGAAGGTGTCCAGGGAAGGAGCAGAATCTAGGAGTTCAGATCCATAGAGTAGAGGCTCTGAGGAGCTAGGAGGAGCTGGAAAGAATAATTCCAAGAGTTTTAATGACCTCTTTCCCACAGCCacccaaccccagcccaacacttCAGCGACTACCTCTGGCACCAGCTTTCcacaaaggcccctcttaaggagGGGCTCAAGGAGAAAGCAGAGGTTCCCTTGGGCCTTTGTCCTTGGCTGGGATCCCCACTGGTCTGAGGAGCTAGAATGGAATGTTCCTGGGATGAAAAGCCTGCCTCTCCTCCACCTCTCCCCTTAAGGAGTTCTCCAGGGCCCAGTGGAGGGGAGGGACGTTCCAGGGATTCCTGATGTGGAGCTGCTCTGCTGTAGAGAAGCCAAGGCCCACCCTGCCCCACAGACTAGAGGCTGTTCTGGCAGCCTCTTCTGGCCTAGGCAGAGTGGTTCCATCATGCACAGACCTCCAGTATGTGCTAGGCACTTAGTGGGACTTCCCATTTAACGCCCATAAGTTAGCTCCATCCTAGGCACCTCTGgcccagtacaaaaacaaacagaagaaACTGACTtggaaaagagaagtcattgcccAAAATTCCTCAGCTGAAAAGTTTCAGGCCAGTACTGAATCCCAGTCATTTTGTTCCACCTGGGCCCTTTCTGTACACCAGGGAGTGTGTTACTCTTGTCACCTGCCAGGTGAGAGCCCAGTGATACCCCTGGCAATGGAGccatcattagcatgcctaatgtTTAAGGGTTCACTTACAGGTTCTGTCTTTGACTAAATCATCTGCCCTCCCTGACCCTGGGTATCCTCATCTGTGGAAATGGGGATAACCTTTATTTTGCAGAGTGGTtgggagaaaaaaacaaataatgggTGTGAAGTGCTTAGCACAGTGCCTGTCATGGAGGAGGTGGTTAATTTACTATTCCAGACCCAAGGCTTCCCCTCCCCCATCACTCCTGGCCAGGGTGTGGTCAGGGAATAATGGGAGAAGAAATAGGTTGGGAATTTCCCAGCTTCCTAAATACTTCCTCTCTGGCAAGCCATAAAACTGGGAGCCTCTCCTTCAGTTCTCCAGCTCAGGGACACCTGAATTGTTCTCAAGGGATTTGGCTGTAGGGTCGGGCTCCTCCAGGTCACTGCTCACTGTAGGACTGGAGCAGTTTAGACACAACCTCTCAGTTCAGCCTAATCTCTAGGCCACCTCTGTTGCTAGGTGGTGCCAGGACAGGATGTTCTGATCAATTATCGTTGTAACAAAATCTATGAATAGCGCCATGGGTGggggcacacccctgtaatccagggactcatttgaggcaggaggattgcaaattcgaggACAGCCTGGAAAATTAAGcgatatcctgtctcaaaaaaaaaaaaaaaaaacacccgacctggggctgggctggggctgtggctcagtggtagaggccttgactagcatgtatgaggcactgggttccatcctcagcatcacacaaaTATGTAAATAGCGAAAGAATTCCAGGCTTCTACTCAGAGGGGTAACCTCTTTTCAGGAAGTCTTCCCTAAAGGACCTTCTTCCTGAAGAGCTGGGCCACCTCTGCGCCTCTCCCCGCCCCTACTCATGAGGCACACAAGTTGAGTTTCCAGCTTGACCACCCAGGAAGCCATCACTGGAATTACACCCCCACCCCGGGCCGATCCGACCGCCACCACCCGCTGGTTCTGCACACCCTTACAGCTCAAAGTCAAGGAAACCCCGGGACTACAGGAAAGGGGATGGATGGTGGCGGCACCACCGGGGATCCAACCCGTTCCAGACCACGCCCCCACGTCTCGAGAAGTAGCCCCACACTGCCCTCTGGTGGCAGCACCCACATACTGCTGGGCTCTGCCAAGAGAGGGAAGAGGCTAATCCTGAGGATGGAGCAGCAAGGTTCCATACTAGACCCCTGAACTGTCTCCAAGCCCCACGCTCCAGCCTGAAGAAAGACTCTTGTTTTCCCTCAGTCCTCAATCACGAAAGCTCAGTGTCCTCAAAGTACAGGCTGCACAAGATTCCTGTACTCAGTCCAGTGGCCACTGAGAAAGTGTTCAGAAAGTCACAGGAGGAAGGGAAGGGTCTGTCTCCTGCCAAAGGGCTAGTTATTACTGGAGGTCTAAAAAATTGCCTTCCTACAACACAAACTTCTAGACCCCAAGGGTCCTCTGGGATGGTGAAGCCAAGGAAGTTTGCCTGGAAGAGGGCTGGAAAACAAGCTCTCAGAAGCGGAGATTCTCTGATCTGATTCTGATCTGATTCTGAAAACCCTGGACTGACatcaatatttgttgattgaggAAAAAAATGGAGTCAGGCAGCTCTatggcggggggtggggtggggtggtggcAGTCAGGCATGAGTGGGAAGGTGACTTTTATTAGTTGGCTGAGGAGCAGTGGAAAAAACACTAACCAGGAGCTGGGGTTTAAGTCACTGAGCTCTTTGTGCCTGGGTCTAGGTCCTTGGTGGCAAGCAGTGGGGCACCTGGAAGTGAAGGGAAGGGACAGAGATGTCTGTGACATCAGGACCAATCTCCACATACCTACCCCTTTCTCCACTGAGTATCATCTCTAATTCTCTACGAATCCACCTACCTCCCCCTCAAATCAGGATAAAGCTGATTACCAACAAAtcccagagaaatgcaaaactgaTGGCACAGAGAACTTCATGCCATTAGCTAAAAGCTCCTCTGGACCAACTGCTCCTGCGACCCAGAAACCAAACAGTCCTGGCTGTAGCCCAGCACTGCTGCCTGAACTCCCTCACTGTGTCACCTCCAGAAAGTCCTGGTCTTTGGACCCGAAATGACCAGAGTGGCTTTGGAAGGTCCTCTTTCTCTGGAGAGACTAGAAGATGCCAAGACTCTTCACTGTTTCCCTGGTCCCTAAACTTTCTCAAGAGCTCTGAGATAGAGCTTTCCTCCAGCTAAACAGGGGTTCAGGAAGGCCTAGTTGTTAGCTGGGAAACCAGCCAAAAAGTTTGTTACTTAGGAAAAGGAAGAGccgattgggggggggggggcagatgaGGGTCCCTGTCTATCACCGCAATGGAGCTAACCTTTCACCACTCACAGTCAGATTCCTGAGACTGAGAGATTCATCATTTTCCTTCCCTCCAGTCTCAAGCCCTGATACAAAGAAGGACAGCTACAGTCAgagaggaggacactgactcaaAGATGGGGCAGAGTTGTTTTTGGTCACACTGTAGATGGGCCCAGAGGTCAGCTCTCTCTAGCCCCAGTATAGAATATTATGAGGATACACAGAGGACTGGGTTCCTTGTTCCGTCCCTTCCTGGCAAGTGACCTTGAGAAAATCCTTCTCTATTCTGTAAAATGAGGACTTTAAATTAGCTCCTGGCTCCATGCAGAAGCAGTGTGTGGCTGTAGGTGTGATTTAAAAGAGTAaaatatcttttcatgacttacaGTGGAAGAAGACAGTCCTTTGCCCTTAATTTCCGCATAGCCCTTCTGGGAGGTAGTGATATCCACCTGACAGACTAACAAGTGAAGGTGCAATTATCTATGAGCAGGGAAGCAAGGGGCAAGCCATTACAGATGAGTGGGGGCAGAGGAATGAAGGATCTGAAGGACATCTGCACAGGAAGAAGCAGATCATATTTCTAGACTGGCCCTTTAAAACCCCACCTTTCTGGAAGATGATGCCATACCTGCCCCCTTGGGGCTGTTAAAGGGTGTCACACCTGGCTCCATCACTGGCAGAGCCATCTTAGAGATGAGTTGAGAGAAGGGCCCGCTAGGTGAGTAAGTGCCAAATATCCCATCCTAATTATCTCAGACTTAACGAAGCTGCATGAAACATGGGAAAAGCTGTTTCCAAGAAGCAGAGGGTCTAAGTTTAAGTATGTTGGGGACAAATCCTCAAATTCTCTGGGATTCTATCTCCCCAAATGGTAAAGGGGCTCAGAAGAGAACTCAGTCATACAGTCCTGTgccagcccccaccccaccctaggACCTCATTATTCTGTCCTGATACTGTTGAGGCTTGAGGCTGCTGTTTTCTCGAAGTGCCAGAAAACAGCAGCCTCAAGGGCAAGACTTCTTACAGCCCCAAGGGATCCAGAAAACGCAAGGAAAGTAGAGGTGAGGGTGGGGTGTTGCGccagtgcagcagcagcagctggcaAAAGTTTGCCACCAAATAAATCCCTCCTGGGAGTTGAGCACCCTCCATTTGTCCAACTCTATAACAGGAACTTCGTGCTGCCCCTTACCCCCTGGTGGTCTGCAAGAGGCGGCCACGGAAAGTGGACAGCCTTATTAAGGGCTCAGCAGACGCCAGAAGCCCCAGGGACAGGAGATCCTGGGCCCTGCAGTCCCACCGCCCCTTGAAACCACCAGCCACTAACACCGCACCTCAGCCTCCTGTACTGGGCTCCTGGCCCCCAGTCTGTCTCTTCCTGTCGTGGGTCAGTCTGTTCATCAGCATAGGTGACACCGTCCATCCTGCCGGCATCCTCAATCCGTTGGTTGGCACCTCCGTGATGGCCTGACCTGGGTGGCCAGGGGTCCGGGCGCCTGAGCTCAGCGTTGGGGGGAAGCGGGGCCGCGGGGCGGGCTGCGGCGGAAGGGCGAGTCGGGCTCGGGGCCGTGGCCGCGCCGCAGCCGCCCGGCGCCCCAGGGCACGCAGCTCCCCAGGCCGAGAGCAGAGGCCAGCAGCGCCGGCGGGCGGCCGCGGCGGCCACGACGCGAGCCCTTCTTGAGGCGCGACCCGTGCGCGGCCAGGTAGAGCTCGGCCTGCGCCACGCCGCCGCTCAGGCGGCTCAGGCTCTCCGCGCGGTGTGCCAGGCGCAGCTCGGCGGCCAGAAAGACGCGGTGTAGCTGCAGCACGCGGCTCTCCAGCTCCGACACCAGCCGCCGGCGGCCCTCCACCTCCAACAGCCGCCGCCGCGCTTCGGCCAGCTCCAGCGCGCGGCCCCCAGCCCCCGCCGCAGCTCCGGAGGCACCGCCGGCGCCCCCTGCCGCCCCGGTGACCCCAGCGCCCCCACTAGCGCCCTGGCGCCAGCGTTGCAGCTCCTGACCCTCCGCCTGCGCAGCTGATGCTTGGGCCGCCTCCGGCAGCGGCCGGGACTGAGCTGGGGTCGGGGTCAAGGTCGGAGTTGGGGGCGGGGGCTGAAGGGACGACAGGGGCTCCCGGGGCGGCGGCGGGGGGGACCCCGGTTCTGCCGTCCCTTCCTGAGCCCCTGGGCCGCAGGCGCTGATACGGCAGCCCGGCATCCCCCGCCCCCCGGCGGCCTGCGGGTGTGGGTCCGCGGAAAGGATGGACGCTGGGCACGCGAGGAGAGAGAGGCGGCCGCAGTGCCCACGCCCGCGCCGCACCCGCTGCCGGAGCGTCTTATAGAACAGGGGCGGAGCGATGGGCAGCCCAGCCAATCAGAGACGGGTATACCCTGAACCCGTCCCCACCAGCTCTGAGCTTTCAGAACCTTCCCCAAACCCTTTAGCTTCCCAGTTCTTACTCCAGCCCTCCGCTGTTAGGGCATCTGGTCTCCATTCACTTCTCCACAAATTTGGGGTGGAGAGCGGGCCGTATCTTCCTCCACCTCGTCCCTCAGTCAAAAACTGTGGAGGTTGGTGCTTAGAAGTCAAAGAATCCAGTGTCCACTTCGGGGAGGGGCCCCCCGCGTGACAGAGCATGGACTAGTACTCAGGAAGCTTGACTTTCACCTTCCCATACGTCCTGCTGCCCCTTGGCCAAATCAGCTCTGCCTGATTTGGGCCGCAGTCTTGTTAGGACCCCCTCCCATCTCATTGGGGTAATGGAGGGGCGACTTGGCGTCCCTTCAGCCCAGGGAATGGACATCTGGCTGGGTTGGTCCCATGCCAGGCCGGCCATTTGCTTGCAAAACAAACACTATAATCCCGCCGCTGAGCACGCAAATCTTGGTGCCTGCCTCCTCCCATGACTCCTGGACTCCAAAGTGTGCAAAATTATTTCCCTGTCCCTCTCCTTGCCCCTCTGTATGCTCCTCTTAGCAGGTGTCCCCACACCTTTACACTAAGGGAAGACTTAGACGGTGCCTTGGGGCCTTGCCCGGGGTCACATTGCCGGCTAGTGGCTGAATCTGGACAGAAATGCAAGAGCTTTAGCTATTTATGCCCTCTGAGGACTCAGACACCTTGGTCCCCTGCCTGTCGCAGAGGGACCCTCCATATTTGGAATTCAGTCACTCTGGAAAAATGAAAGCAGTGAGTCCTGCCCACTCTCCTGGCAGCAGAAGTGGCCCTGCTGTTCCACTTACAAATACTGGCCTATTCACCAGGGCCCTACCTCAGGTTCCGTCAGATGGCAGGTGTCTGTGGTGGGAGGAGGCAAGGTCTGGAGGGCCAGAAGCCCGCTCTGAAACCAGATGGGGAGGACCTAAGAAGAGTGTGGCCAGCGAGAAGAAGAGGCTGCTGAGGAGCGTCACTGacttgaggaggaggaggaggagactcATCTGTCCCTGTGTTCTCCAAGTGCTTACAGGTGCCTTCCGATGAGTGATGGGATTCGTGGGCGAGACAACTCAGCTCCAGAGAAGCAACTCGGCAGAGCCTCCGAGGGGAGGGAGGAGCCTCAGGGGGAGCTGCGCCCACTGAAGAGGGGAAGAGGGCTCCGAGGGATCAAATGAGAGGGAGGTGCTCAGTGACTGAGAGTAGGAGAGGCTCctgctggggggtgggggtggggatgacCCAGTCACCCGGAGAATGCTCCCCGAGGGCAAGAAGAACCTTTGAGGGCAGGCGAGGGACCTGCAGAGGAAGTTGAAATTTAGTGGGTGCAAAGCTGCGAAGGAGACTCGCAGTGGGGGAAGGGAGGCTTAGCGCATGAAGATCCTGGGAGCCAGAGGGGTTCGGTAAGGATGAGGGAGGCTTAGGGGTTCCCAGGTTGCTCCCAGCAAGGATGAATGCCCTCGAAATGGTGACATCTCTTTGAAGAGTTTCCTTTGTGTCATCAACCTGAGTCTTTCTCAGCGCAGAacctcccccccccacacacacacacatctccatCAGGGTGGAGATTGACAGGTGTTTTGTCATAATCAGGCAGGTCACTGCTCCTGACTCCTAAGGATGAATGAAGGGGAATAAGACCACTTACCTCCACTTCTACTGTTGATTGGATCGAGAGAACCAGTTAGATCTGGTTCAAACCCCTCACATACTGTCCTTCCAGGTAAACTTGGACACTAATTTATCCGAGTGGGAGgagatttcaataaatatttactggggGCTGAGGTAAAGCTCAATGGTCAAGTGTGTGTTCAGCATgcatcctgggttcagtccccagcaccacataaataaataaatgaatggatgaacTGGATGAATGTTCTCTAGATCAGCATCCTTTTCTTCTTAATGAAAACCCAGAGCCCCCCAACGTTGCCTCTCATCTCCCTGTTATTGCCCCCAAATAATTCCTGTTCCTATCCTTTTGGCATTTCTCACAATGTATGTATTTGTTTAGTTTTATGGGGTTTTCctctcttttttggtaccagggcttgaacctggggcacttaaccactgagccacatccccagcccttattatttttgaggaaggatctcacaaagttgctgaggctggctttgcacttgagattctcctacctaagcctcccaagctgctgggattacaggcatgtgccaccacacctggcttattgtttagtttttaatAGTCTTCTCCTAGACTGGTTTTGTTTATCATTAGAATACTCTGGCTCTCAATAGAGGgcattcaatatttttttaaaaaaatatttattttttagttgtaggtggatacacaatatctttatttgcttttttttttttttaatgtggttctgaggat is a window encoding:
- the Trnp1 gene encoding TMF-regulated nuclear protein 1, yielding MPGCRISACGPGAQEGTAEPGSPPPPPREPLSSLQPPPPTPTLTPTPAQSRPLPEAAQASAAQAEGQELQRWRQGASGGAGVTGAAGGAGGASGAAAGAGGRALELAEARRRLLEVEGRRRLVSELESRVLQLHRVFLAAELRLAHRAESLSRLSGGVAQAELYLAAHGSRLKKGSRRGRRGRPPALLASALGLGSCVPWGAGRLRRGHGPEPDSPFRRSPPRGPASPQR